CCGGGCGTGTCTCACCCGACGGCGCACCGGGTCCGCCGGGCCTGCCTTCGCCGTCACGAGTCCGACGACCAGATGCCCTCGCCACCGATGACCCCGGCAGGTCTCGGCGTCGAGGGCCTGTCCCGACAGCACCATAGGAGCACCCTGTGACCACCACCGATCCCGCGAGCCGCGACGGCGGTCCCCCGCCCGGCTGCCCGGCGCACGCGCCGTCCGCGCCCACCGGGCCGATTGCGATGCCCGCGCGCATCCGGACCGACACCGTCGCAGCCACCGCGCTCTACTCGGCCGCGTTCGCCGAGGACCCCGCCGCGATCTACACCGAGCTGCGCAGACAGGGCACGGCAGGCCTCGTCGAACTGAGTCCCGGGGTCACCGCGAGTCTGGTGATCGGCTATGAGGCCGCCTTGGCGGTGCTGCGTGATCCGGAGAACTTCCCGAGGGATCCCCGCCGATGGCAGCAGACGATGGCGCCGGACTGTCCTGTGCTGCCGATGATGCAGCACCGGCAGAGCGCGGTGTTCAACGACGGTGAGGTTCACCGCAGGCTGCGGTCCTCGGTGACCGACAGCCTGGACCGGATCGATCCGACCACGCTGCGCAAGTATGTGGAGCGCAGTGCGGACACCCTCATCGACGACTTCGCCGACAAGGGGGAGGCAGATCTACTCGCCGAGTACGCGCGGCTGCTGCCGATCCTGGTGTTCAACCAGCTGCTCGACTGCCCGCCACACCTGAGCGCCTCCCTCGTGCGCTGTCTCGCGGCGATCTTCGAGGGGGGTGCGGAGGCAGCCGAGGCCAATCAGGAACTGGGCCGCTGCATGCTGGAGCTGATCACCCTGCGACAGCAGAATCCCGGCAACGACCTGCTCTCCTGGCTGATCTCCCATCCTCACCGACTCGACACCCAGGAGCTGATGGACCAGCTCACGATGCTGCTCGCGGGCGGTATCGAGCCGGTGCAGAACCTCATCGCAAACGCCCTGCGCCTGCTGTTGTCGGACGCGCGGTTCGCCGGTGACCTCTCCGGCGGCAGCCTGCCGGTGGACGACGCACTCGTCGAGATCCTCTGGACCGACCCGCCGCTGGCCAACTTCGGACCCGCCTATCCCACCGAGGACGTCCGGCTGCCGGACGGGACGGTGCTGCCTGCGGGCAGGCCCGTGGTGGTCAGCTACGCCGCCGCCAACATCGATCCGAATCTGGCTGGGGATCGAGGCACCGGCAATCGGGCGCATCTCGCCTGGAGTGCGGGCCCGCACACCTGTCCCGGTCAGTCCCAGGCCCGGATCATCGCCTCGCTGGCGATCGAGAAGGTGCTGGACCGGCTCCCCGACGTGGAGCTGGCGCTGCCCGAGGAGGACCTGCGGTGGCGGCTCGGTCCCTTCCAGCGAGCGCTGACGGCGCTGCCCGTGCGGTTTCCCCCGGTGGCGGTTCCAGAGGACCCGGGCGGACCGGTGCCCACCGCGCCCATCGAGGCGCGCGCCGTCGGCGGCAGCAGCAGGCAGGCGGCAGACCCGCCGTCGGGCAGGCCGACGGCGACCGCACCGCAGGCGGGGGCGCCTGGCGGCCGCGCCCGCACCACCGGGCCGCGCTGGATGAGCGCGCTCGTCCGGTGGTGGCGCGGCCAGTGACCGCCGACCCGCCGCGTCGGTCTCGGCTCCTTCCGACTCCCGACGCCCGGTCGACCGGAACCAGATCGACCCGGCGGACCGGCACCGACGTCGGAGTCGGCAGGCCCGCTGCCTGCACACGAACACTTCCCGCCTGATTCTCGTCCCGTCCCACACCGACGACGCTCCAGGAGAACGTGTGACTCCCACCGATCCCCTCGGCCAGGACCACGTACACCCGCCGGAAGGTCGGCAGCAGCCGATGCCGCCACCCGGCTGCCCGGCGCACGACGGCGTGACTCGGTTGTACGTGCCGGAGTTCGCGGCCGATCCGAACGCGGTCTATGAGTCGCTGCGGGCCCAAGGGCCCGTCGCACCGGTCGAGATCGCCCCCGGCGTGCCCGCCACGCTCGTGACGAGCTACGCCACGGCGTTGGAGGTGCTGCGCGATCCGAGGAACTTCCCGAAGGACCCGCGACGCTGGCAGCAGACCATCCCGGCGGACTCCCCGGTGCTGCCGATGCTGATGTACCGGGAGAACTGTCTGTTCACCGACGGCGAGCTGCACCGCAGGCTGCGGAGCGCGCTGAACGACGGTCTGAGCGGGGTCGACTCCGGGACCCTGCGGGGCTATGTCGAGCGCGGTGCCGCCACGCTGATCGACGAGTTCGCTCCGGTCGGCGAGGCGGACCTGCTCACCCAGTACGGCAGGCTCCTGCCGATTCTGGTCTTCGACCAGATGTTCAACACCCCTCCTCATCTCAGCGAACGACTGACCAAGGCGCTGGGGACGATCTTCGAGGGGGTCGCGGCGGACGCCGAGCAGGCCAACACCGAACTCGTGCTCTGCACCGTCGAGCTGGTCGAGATGCGTCGTGCCGAGCCAGGCAGAGACATCGTCTCCTGGCTGATCGCCCATCCCGCCGAACTGACACAGGAGGAGCTGCTCAGCACGATCATGCTGCTCGTGGCGGCGGGCATCGAGCCGACGCAGAACCTCATCGCGAACGTGCTGCGGCTGCTGCTCTCCGACGACCGGTTCGCGGGCGGGCTGACCGGGGGCAGTGTCTCGGTCGACGACGCGCTGGTGGAGATCCTCTGGACCGACCCGCCGATGGCCAACTACGCGACCACGCACCCGATCCACGACGTCTACCTCGCTGGCGGCGTGCGCATTCCCGGTGATCGGCCCGTCCTGATCAGCCTGGCCGCCGCGAACGCCGACCCCGCGCTGTCCTCCGCCCGTGCCTCGGGAAACCGGGCGCACCTGGCGTGGAGCGCGGGCCCCCATGTCTGCCCCGCCCAGTCCCAGGCGATGACCATCGCCGCGGTGGCGGTCGAGACGCTTCTCGACCGCCTGCCGGATCTGGAACTCGCCGTCCCCGTCGATGACCTGACGTGGCGGCCGGGGCCGTTCCACCGGGCGCTCAACGCGCTGCCCGTCCGTTTTCCCGCAGTTCGTCCCTCCGCCCAGACCGACGAGAACCCTGGAGACAACAGATGGAACGTCAGTCCAGCCCCTACGTCATCGACCCCGCAGGCGCCGACATCCAAGGAGAGGCCCGGCTCCTCAGGGAGCGGGGAGCCGCGACGCTGGTTGAACTCCCTGGTCCGGTGGTGGCGTGGTCTGTGAACAGCCACGACCACCTTCGGAAGCTGCTGTCCGATCCTCGGGTGTCCAAGGACCCCAACCAGCACTGGCCCGGTTACGCCGAGGGCAAGGTGGTGCTCAGCTCGGTCCTGGCGACCTGGGTGGGCGTCAAGAACATGTTCAACGCCTACGGTGACGATCACAAGCGGTTGCGCTCGCTGGTCTCCAAGGCGTTCACCGCCCGGCGGGTCAACGCCCTCCAACCGTGGATCGAGTCGATCACCGAGCGACTCATCGCCGAGCTGGCGGCCGGCCCCCAGGACACGCCGGTCGATCTGCGCGAGGGCTTCTGCTTCCCGGTGCCGATCGAGGTCATCTGCGCGCTGTTCGGTGTTCCGGAGGAGCACCGGCCGGAGCTGCGTCGGGTGGTCGACGGCGTGTTCGACACCGCCGCGACCCCGGAGGAGGCCATGGCGCTGGGAGAGGACCTCTACAAGCTCATGGGCGCCTTCGTCGCCGACAAGCGGGCGAATCCCGGTGACGACCTCGCTTCCGCGCTGATCAACGCGCGCGACGAGGACGGTTCGCGGCTGGACGAGATCGAACTGCTCGACACCCTGGCCCTGGTGCTGTCCGCCGGTCACGAGACGACGGTCAATCTGCTGGACCAGGCGATCACCGCGCTGCTCACGTATCCCGACCAGTTCGAACTCGTCCGATCCGGCGAACGGTCCTGGGACGACGTGATCGACGAGACGATGCGCTGGCAGGCCCCGGTGGCGAACCTGCCGCTGCGGTACGCGGTGGAGGACATCCAGATCGGCGACATCCTCATCCGCAAGGGGGACCGGATCCTGGCCGCGTACGCGGCCACCGGCCGGGACCCGGAGCGGCACGGGGCCGACGCGGACCAGTTCGACCTGACCCGCGCGGCCAAGGACCACCTGGCCTTCGGCCACGGCGTGCACTACTGCCTGGGGGCGCCGCTGGCTCGCATGGAGGTCAAGACCGCCCTGCCCGCCCTGTTCGCCCGGTTCCCGAACATGAGGCTCGCGGTGCCTGCGGACGAGCTGGTGCCGATGTCCTCGTTCATCTCCAATGGACACCACGAGCTGCCGGTGATCCTGAACCCCGGCTCGGCGGGCTGATCGCCGCGACGGCGTCCGAACAGCAGCGCACGGCCTCGGGCCGGGTCCGTCACCTGGCGGACCCGGCCCGATCCGGCGGCGGCTGGTGGGATCGGATCTCGGTGACTGCTCAGGTCTGCTGCCTACGCCGGGTCTTGACGAACAGGTAGATCAGGTAGGGCGCGCCGAGGATGGCGGTGAGGACCCCGACCGGCAGGTGGGACAGGCCCGGGGTGATCCGCACGGCCAGGTCGGCGCTCACGGTGAGCAGCGCGCCGAGCACCATCGACGCCACCAGCGGAGGCTGTGCGGTCCCGACGAGCCGCATCGCGATCTGTGGAGTCGCCAGTGCGACGAAGGAGATCGGGCCCGCCGTCGCGGCGGCCACGGCGGCCAGGGCGGCGGCGAGCAGCAACAGCGTGCCGCGCGCGGCGTCGACCCGGATGCCCAGTGCCCGGGAGGTGTCGTCGCCGAACTGGAGTCCGCCGAGTACCCGAGAGCACACCAGCGCGGCCGGGATCAGGATCGCGACGGCGATCGCGAGCGGTCCGACGGCGTCCCAGCCTGCGTTGGTGAGGCTGCCGACCAGCCAGACGGTCGCCCGGCTCGCGTCGTCCACGTCTCCCACGGTGAGCAGCCAGTAGACGATGTTGCCGCCGATCGCCGACAGCCCGATGCCCACCAGGACCATCCGGTACCCGTCGATGCCCTGCCGCCAGGACAGCAGATACAGCAGGAAGCCCGCGGTGAGACCTCCGACGAGCCCGGCGGCGGGGACGC
The Actinoalloteichus fjordicus DNA segment above includes these coding regions:
- a CDS encoding cytochrome P450 family protein, translated to MTTTDPASRDGGPPPGCPAHAPSAPTGPIAMPARIRTDTVAATALYSAAFAEDPAAIYTELRRQGTAGLVELSPGVTASLVIGYEAALAVLRDPENFPRDPRRWQQTMAPDCPVLPMMQHRQSAVFNDGEVHRRLRSSVTDSLDRIDPTTLRKYVERSADTLIDDFADKGEADLLAEYARLLPILVFNQLLDCPPHLSASLVRCLAAIFEGGAEAAEANQELGRCMLELITLRQQNPGNDLLSWLISHPHRLDTQELMDQLTMLLAGGIEPVQNLIANALRLLLSDARFAGDLSGGSLPVDDALVEILWTDPPLANFGPAYPTEDVRLPDGTVLPAGRPVVVSYAAANIDPNLAGDRGTGNRAHLAWSAGPHTCPGQSQARIIASLAIEKVLDRLPDVELALPEEDLRWRLGPFQRALTALPVRFPPVAVPEDPGGPVPTAPIEARAVGGSSRQAADPPSGRPTATAPQAGAPGGRARTTGPRWMSALVRWWRGQ
- a CDS encoding cytochrome P450: MTPTDPLGQDHVHPPEGRQQPMPPPGCPAHDGVTRLYVPEFAADPNAVYESLRAQGPVAPVEIAPGVPATLVTSYATALEVLRDPRNFPKDPRRWQQTIPADSPVLPMLMYRENCLFTDGELHRRLRSALNDGLSGVDSGTLRGYVERGAATLIDEFAPVGEADLLTQYGRLLPILVFDQMFNTPPHLSERLTKALGTIFEGVAADAEQANTELVLCTVELVEMRRAEPGRDIVSWLIAHPAELTQEELLSTIMLLVAAGIEPTQNLIANVLRLLLSDDRFAGGLTGGSVSVDDALVEILWTDPPMANYATTHPIHDVYLAGGVRIPGDRPVLISLAAANADPALSSARASGNRAHLAWSAGPHVCPAQSQAMTIAAVAVETLLDRLPDLELAVPVDDLTWRPGPFHRALNALPVRFPAVRPSAQTDENPGDNRWNVSPAPTSSTPQAPTSKERPGSSGSGEPRRWLNSLVRWWRGL
- a CDS encoding cytochrome P450 family protein, producing MVAWSVNSHDHLRKLLSDPRVSKDPNQHWPGYAEGKVVLSSVLATWVGVKNMFNAYGDDHKRLRSLVSKAFTARRVNALQPWIESITERLIAELAAGPQDTPVDLREGFCFPVPIEVICALFGVPEEHRPELRRVVDGVFDTAATPEEAMALGEDLYKLMGAFVADKRANPGDDLASALINARDEDGSRLDEIELLDTLALVLSAGHETTVNLLDQAITALLTYPDQFELVRSGERSWDDVIDETMRWQAPVANLPLRYAVEDIQIGDILIRKGDRILAAYAATGRDPERHGADADQFDLTRAAKDHLAFGHGVHYCLGAPLARMEVKTALPALFARFPNMRLAVPADELVPMSSFISNGHHELPVILNPGSAG
- a CDS encoding FecCD family ABC transporter permease, which translates into the protein MILRPRVVIVTVVALALLVLVAALNIGRGTSQIEVFDVLRTLAGGGDRRENGIIFGLRMPRTLTGILVGAALGLSGAIFQSLARNPLASPDILGVTWGAGVGAVAVIVLGGSRGTISGVAALGVPAAGLVGGLTAGFLLYLLSWRQGIDGYRMVLVGIGLSAIGGNIVYWLLTVGDVDDASRATVWLVGSLTNAGWDAVGPLAIAVAILIPAALVCSRVLGGLQFGDDTSRALGIRVDAARGTLLLLAAALAAVAAATAGPISFVALATPQIAMRLVGTAQPPLVASMVLGALLTVSADLAVRITPGLSHLPVGVLTAILGAPYLIYLFVKTRRRQQT